Sequence from the Flavobacterium sp. J372 genome:
GATTGGCCCCGCCATGATTGTCAGCAGGTTATAAATAAAAAGCATACAGGCTGAATTGTTGTGCTAAAATACGCACTTTAAATCATTTTCATTGGGAGCGGCGCATATAATTAGTAGTTTTGCCATTGCAAAATACAATGTGCACTATGAACAAAATACAGATGGTTGACCTTAAGGGCCAATATGAGAGCATAAAAGAAACAGTAAATAACTCCATCCAGGAAGTGCTGGATACCACAACATATATTAACGGGCCGCAGGTTCATTCTTTTCAAAAAAACCTTGAAGACTATCTTGATTGCAAGCATGTGATTCCGTGTGCTAACGGGACTGATGCATTGCAGATTGCCATGATGGGCCTTGGCCTTCAGCCCGGTGATGAGGTTATTACCGCCGACTTCACTTTTGCCGCTACTGTTGAAGTGATCGCTTTGTTACAGCTTACCCCAGTTTTGGTTGATGTTGAGCCGGATACTTTCAATATTTCGATAGAAGCCATTAAAAAAGCCATCACCCCAAAAACAAAAGCTATCGTTCCGGTACACCTTTTCGGGCAGGCCGCCGATATGGAAGAGATCATGGCGCTGGCAAAGGAGCACAACCTCTATGTAATTGAAGATAATGCACAGGCTATTGGCGCTAATTATAAATATGCTGACGGCTCTAAAAAGAAAGCCGGTGTAATAGGCCATGTGGCTTCTACATCATTTTTCCCATCAAAAAACCTGGGATGCTATGGCGATGGCGGTGCAATCTTCACTAATGATGATGCACTGGCACACACCCTCCGCGGCATTGTAAACCACGGCATGTATGTGCGTTACCACCATGACGTTGTAGGCGTAAACTCAAGGCTGGATAGTATTCAGGCGGCGGTGCTTAATGCTAAGCTACCCCACCTTGACAATTACAATAAAGCCAGGCAGGAAGCAGCAGCAAAATATACTAATGCACTGAGTAATCATCCTAACATTGTTACGCCGTTTGTTAAAGGCGACACTGACAGCCATGTATTCCATCAGTATACTCTTAGGATTGTGAACGCTAATCGTGACGGGCTTATGCAGCACCTGCTTGAGAAAGGTATACCTTGTGCTATTTACTACCCTATACCGCTGCACAGCCAGAAGGCCTACGCCGACAGCAGGTACAATGAGAGTGACTTCCCGGTTACAAACCAACTGGTAAAAGAAGTTATTTCCCTGCCAATGCATACCGAACTTGATGATGAACAGATAGCTTTCATCACCGGCAGTATACTGGAATTCCTGAAATAATTTGCATATAAACCACACCTAAATACACCAATATGAAAATTTTAATTACAGGAGGCCTCGGCTTTATAGGGTCGCACACAGCGGTAGAGCTACAAAAAGAAGGATTTGATGTTGTTATCATTGATGACCTTTCGAACTCATCGGAAAAAGTACTTGAGGGCATTACGGCTATTACAGGTAAAAAACCGATTTTTGAGAAGATGGACCTTCGGGACAAAAAATCTGTTGAAGATTTTTTTGGAAAACACAATGACATTACCGGCGTTATCCATTTTGCGGCATCTAAAGCGGTAGGTGAAAGTGTTGAGAATCCGCTCCTGTATTATGAAAATAACATAAGCGCATTAGTCTACCTTTTGCAGCAATTGCAGAAGAAAGAAAAAGCGCAATTCATTTTCAGTTCTTCATGCACGGTTTACGGCCAGGCGGAAAAAATGCCTATAACTGAAGATGCCCCTGTGCAGCAGGCTATGTCTCCATACGGTAATACTAAACAGATTGGTGAAGAAATAATAAGTGATGTTGCAAAAGTTAGCGGCATCAATGCCATATTGCTGCGGTACTTCAATCCGGTTGGGGCTCACGAGTCAGTTGAAATCGGAGAACTGCCACTTGGAGTTCCACAAAATCTTATCCCTTTCATTACACAAACAGCTATCGGGCTGCGTGAACAACTTTCTGTTTTTGGCGATGACTACCCTACCCCTGACGGAACTGCAATACGCGACTACATTCATGTGGTTGACCTTGCGAAAGCCCACGTTACAGCCCTAAAGAGGTTGATAGACAGTAAAAATACCGATAAGGTAGAAGTATTCAACTTGGGTACAGGCAAAGGAAATTCTGTGCTTGAAGTGGTAAAAGCTTTTGAAAAAGTAAGCGGAAAACCTTTGAACTACAAAATCGTTGGTCGCCGCGAAGGTGACATAACTGAAGCATACGCCGACACTACAAAAGCAAATGACGTTTTAGGCTGGAAGGCAGAATTAACGCTAGAAGATGCGCTTGCCTCGGCTTGGAAATGGGAACAAAAAATAAGAAGCTAATAAAAAGGGACCTGATTAAGGTCCCTTTTGTATTTCTGTATAAATTATTTGGCCGTTATGCTCAAGCTGTGTGATATGCTTTATAGATCCGTCGGCATCAAGTAAGGCCCAGTAATCAGGATATTTTATCGTTACTTCTTTACCTTCAAGATCATTTTTAAGTTTGGTAAGGCTAAGTCCGTTTTCCAATCCGCGATTGATATAAAATAAGCGCTTTTCTCCTTTAATGCTGAATACGGCATCTTTCACTCCACCTTCATAAATATTAGAAACAATACCTCTTACAACCAGGCATTCGCTTTCGTCATCAGGTGTTGGTACGGTGCTAAAAGCTAATAAAACTATTCCAACAACTGCCAAGGCAGATATACCAAGAAGAATTGGTTTCGCTTTCATAAAGTAATAGCTTGGTTATAATGTAATAACCTTACAATTGTGAAAATATTATATCGCCGCCGCAGAAGTCTGCGCTTCTTTAACAATTTTCTTCACAAGCCCCTGCAGTACATTACCCGGGCCAACTTCAATAAATTCTGTAGCGCCGTCAGCAACCATGTTTTGCACGCTTTGTGTCCATTTTACCGGCGCTGTAAGCTGTATGATAAGATTCTTCTTAATTTCATCTGCATCGCTTACAGCTGTTGCCAGCACATTCTGGTACACCGGGCAAACAGGGTTTTTAAAAGTAGTTTGCTCAATGGCTGCAGCAAGCTCTTCACGGGCAGGCTCCATCATGGGTGAGTGGAATGCCCCGCCTACCGGAAGTATAAGCGCTCTTTTTGCTCCTGCCGCTTTCAACGCTTCGCAGGCCAGCTCAACAGCTGTTGTCTCGCCTGAAATTACCAACTGGCCGGGGCAGTTATAGTTTGCGGCAACAACAATGCCTTCAACGCCTTCACACACATCTTCAACAACCTTATCTTCAAGGCCCAGTACTGCAGCCATAGTAGACGGTGTTATTTCGCAAGCCTTTTGCATTGCAAGCGCACGCTGGCTTACCAGCTTAAGACCATCTTCAAAGCTTAGTGCACCCGCGGCAACAAGTGCAGAAAATTCGCCCAGTGAATGCCCTGCTACCATATCAGGTTTAAAGCTGTCGCCCATAGTAAGAGCCAGGATAACCGAATGCAGGAATACTGCAGGTTGTGTAACTTTTGTTTCCTTTAGCTGGTCGGCTGTACCGTCAAACATTATATCTGTAATGCGGAACCCTAATATATCGTTAGCTTTTTCAAAAAGTTCTTTTGCTGTGGCAGATGAATCATAAAGATCTTTGCCCATTCCTGTAAACTGGGCGCCCTGCCCTGGGAATACATATGCTTTCATTTGTTTTGGTGTTTAGTTCGGAAAACAAAAATAGGTTTTTTTCCAGCAGGAGATGATTTTGCGATAACATTTAGATTGAGACATAAAAAAAGTCCAGGCATTAGATGTCTGGACTTTCAATATTAGCCGGATATGACTAATTATGCGTTTCTGGTAGCAGAGTATTGCGGTGCAGCCTGCTCGGTTGGTGTGGTTACAATACAGCGCCTTTTGTTGCAGCCGTACCTTTTAGGCCCGCATGATGCTAATAATAACACAGCGGCGCCGAAAGCAAAAAAGTATTTCCTCTTCATCAATCAGTTGTTTCCATTATTTATGCAAAGGTAATGCCAAATGCTATTTTATTGAAAATGTTGCTGTTAAAGTTTATGCCAGGTCGGCTGATAAGCTGTTTGCCTGCATTTTCTTGAGTTGTTCAAGATAGTTGCGTTCATTGCTGAGGCGAGGTATTTTGTGCTGGCCACCAAGTTTATCTTCAGCCTTGAGCCAGTCATAAAAAAGGCCGGGCCGCGCAACATTCAATACCAGCGGATTCAACGTCATGTTGTTGTAGCGTTTGGCTTCATAATCAGAATTTACTTCCTGCAATGCCTCGTCAAGCGACTGCCTGAATGCTTCCGCGCTGGCGGGAGGTGTTACAAACTCAACAATCCACTCGTGTGCTCCCTTTTCACGCCCTTCCATAAAAACAGGAGCCACAGTATAATCTTTAATTTCGCAATTATGGATGGCACATGCCTTTGCCAAAGCTTTATCGGTATTTTCCACCATCAACTCTTCACCAAAAACATTTATATGGTGCTTGGTCCTTCCCGTAATTTTAATGCGGTATGGATTGATGGATGTAAACCTTACCGTATCACCAATCATGTAGCGCCACAGACCTGCATTGGTAGTAATAACAATAGCGTAATTTTTATTTAGTTCCACATCGGCAAGGCGTATAACTTTTTGGTCTGGTGTACCAAATGTATCCATAGGGATAAACTCGTAGAAAATGCCGTAATCCAGCATCAGCAACAGTTCATCGCTGCCATTGATATCCTGTATAGCAAAGAAACCTTCCGATGCGTTGTAAATTTCATAGTACTTAAAGTCAGCTTTGGGCAATATCTTTTTGTATTGCTGCCTATAAGGCTCAAAACTTACGCCCCCATGAAAATACACCTCAACATTTGGCCATATTTCGGTAAGGTCACACTTGCCTGTTTCTTCCAGTATTTTGTTCAGCAGCACCAGCATCCATGAAGGTACACCTGCAAAACTGGTAACATTCTCGGTCATTGTCTCCTTAATGATAGCAGGTATCTTAGCTTCCCACTCACTCATTAATGACACCTTATTGCTCGGCGTACTGCTGAATTCAGCCCAAATAGGCATATTGTCAATCAGTATTGCCGAAAGGTCTCCGAAGAAGGTATTATTGTCTTCATACAGCTGCTTGCTTCCACCAAGCCTCAGGCTCTTACCCGTAAAAAGCTGGCTGTCTTCATTATTGTTAAGGTACAGGCACAAAAGGTCTTTACCTGCTTTATAGTGGCAATCTTCAAGCGCTTCGTAACTTACGGGTATAAACTTGCTTTTGGCATTGGTAGTACCGCTTGATTTGGCAAACCATTTAATCTGCGTAGGCCAGAAAACATTTTGCTCACCCTTGCGGGTCTGTTCAATCATAGGCTCGAGATCTTCGTAAGTTGAAACCGGCACCCGCTCTGCAAATGAAACATAACTGCGAATTGAAGGATAATCGTACTTGCGCCCCTGTACTGTATTTTCAGCAGTGCGCAACAGGCTCAGCAGCAATTCTTCCTGCACCTCATGAGGATATTTCAAAAACAATTCTATCTGGTGGATACGTTTTTTGAGAATCCATGAAGCTATCGAATTGATGATTGCCAACGCCATATTTATTATCTTTACGCCTATAAAAATAGTAATTTTTCCATGCAATACGAGGGGGTTTTAACAAAAATGCAGACAGAATTGGGAACTCCCATACAGTACTACATTGTTTTTGAAAGCAGTTTCATCAACGTTAACCAATTACTGGGCAAAGAGATGGAAATTGCATTTATGGGATACCAGTGCCTGCATTGCAGCAAAAAAAAGAAAATTTACCGACAGGGCTATTGCTATGACTGTTTCTATGTTATACCGGCAGCGGGTGACTGGATTATGCGCCCAGAGCTTAGCAAGGCACACCTTGATATTGCCGACCGTGACCTGGAATATGAAAAGAAAGCACAGCTGCAGCCACATATTGTGTACCTGGCTTCGGCAAGCGACATGAAAGTTGGCGTAACCCGTAAAACACAAGTGCCGACAAGATGGATAGACCAGGGCGCCAGCCAGGCGATACCTCTGGTTGAAGTACCTAACCGCTACCTTGCAGGCGTTACGGAGGTTGCGCTGAAAAACCACTTTTCCGACAAGATAAACTGGAAAAAAATGCTGCTGAATGAGGTGTCGCCTATTGACCTTTTCGAGCGCCGGAAATTCGTGCAGCCGCTTATACCGGAAGAAGTTGCTGCATTTTATGAGCAAACTGAGGAAAAGCTATACAACCTTAACTATCCCGTGCTGGAATATCCTAAAAAAATTACAAGCCTTAATATTGTAACTACTCCGGTTTATAATGGAAAGCTCACTGGCATCAAGGGCCAATATCTGATTTTTGAAGACGGCACCGTATTCAATGTGAGGTCATTTGAAGGTTTTGGCGTAAGGATAAGCGTATAAGCCACAGCTATTTTACAGAATTCCTGAAGCTGACTTCCTTTGGTGAAAACTAATATCAAATCTTACAATAGTTTAGCCGTAACTGTAACAATAATTGTATTTTTGGCACTTATCTGTTAAAAATAAATAGTTAGTTATATGCAGTTTTTAAAGAATGTACTTTCAACAATAGTAGGGCTGTTCCTGTTTTGTTTCCTGTTCTTCATTTTCATCGTGCTGATAGGTGTTGCCGTGGGCAGCAGCGGAAGTGAAGATGTTGTTGCCGTAAAAGATAATTCTGTGATTGAGCTGAACATTGCCGAAGTAACCAATGATTACGGCGGTAAATTTTCTTATCCTGAATTCAGTTTTCTTGACGATGAGCCGAAAGACGGCTTAATCGATATATTAGATGCTATAGATGCTGCCAAAACCGACAGTAAGATAAAAGGCATATCTATCACTAACAGCACCGCTGCTCTTGGCATGGCCCAAATGAAAGCGCTTCGTGACAAGCTTGAAGAATTTAAGAAATCAGGCAAGTTTGTTGTAGCCTATTCCGACTCTTACTCACAGGCAGATTACTACCTCAACTCGGTTGCCGATACGCTTTACCTGAACCCTATTGGTGAAGTCGATTTTAAAGGCCTTTCAAGCGAAGTGATGTTCTTTAAAGACTTCCAGGAAAAATCAGGCATTAAAATGGAAGTGATACGCCACGGCAAGTACAAAAGTGCCGTTGAGCCTTTCCTGAGCAACGAAATGAGCCCTGAAAACAGGGAGCAGCTTACAACGCTGCTCAATTCCATTTGGACATCGGTTTCTACAGACATCTCAAAAAGCCGTAACATACCGCTAGACCAGGTTAATAACATTGCCACCAACCTATCGGCCCGCACAGCTGATATGGCAAAATCGGTTAAACTTGTAGATAAGCTTGGCTATGAAGATGAATACCGCAATGGCATACGCAAAGCACTGAAAGTAAAGAAAGACGAGGACTATAATACAATTGAAATACTTGATTATGTAAAGTCTGGTTCAGTAGCCGCGGCAAAGAGCAGTCTTGGTGACCGTATTGCTGTAATATATGCTCAGGGTGAGATTACCGGCGGCGAAGGCGACATCAACGTTATTGGTGAGGGCGCCATGCGTGAATCGCTTAAAAAAGCACGTGAAGACAAAAATGTGAAAGCCATTGTACTGCGTGTGGATTCACCGGGCGGAAGCGCAATGACAAGCGAACTCATCTGGAGAGAGATAGAGCTTACTAAAAAGAAAAAGCCGGTTGTGGTATCAATGGGTAACCTGGCAGCTTCAGGCGGATACTATATATCATGCAACGCCGACAGGATATTTGCCGAGGCCAGCACCATCACAGGCTCTATTGGCGTATTTGGCGTATTGCCGAACCTTACGCAATTAAGCAACAAAGTAGGCATACACACAGAAGAGGTAAGCACACATGCCAATGCCTCAGGTTACAGCGTATTCTCGCCTCTTAAAGATAATACCCGTGCCTATGTTCAGGAAAGTGTTGAGAACATTTACAAAACCTTTGTGAGCCGGGTTATGGCGGGCCGCAAGATGACTTTTGAGCAGGTTGACGCCATAGGCCAGGGTCGTGTTTGGGCAGGATCAGACGCGCTTAAAATAGGTTTGGTAGACGAAATAGGCGGGCTTGATGCTGCTATAAAACACGCTGCCAAACTTGGTAAGACAACAAAATATTCTACCAAAGCATACCCACAGTTTGAGCGTGATCTCAGCAAATATTTTTCTAACCTAAGCGGGCTGCCTTTTGCAAAAACTAAGGAGGAGTTTATTAAAGAAGAAGTTGGCGCAGAGAACTATCGGGTGATTGAACGCATACGCCGTACTACACAACGCCGGGGCGCACAGCTTATACTGCCTTATGAAATAAACATTAAGTAACAGCCGTTATTTATGTAATACGGCTATAAAGCCGTATCTTAGCAAAAAAGCATACCATGGTTAAGAAGATTTTGAAATGGACCGGCATCACCCTGCTGGTCCTGATTATACTCCTGGCTGTAACGCCTTTCCTATTCAAAGACAAGATTAAAAGCATGATTGCCAAGGCTATCAACGAGCAGGTTGATGCCACTGTGGCATTTGAAGACGTCAGCCTCAGTTTGTTTAAGAGCTTTCCGCAGGCGAATGTTACCATTGATAAGCTAAGCATCATAAACAAAGCGCCGTTTGCCGGAGACACGTTGGTGTACATGGGCGAGATGAACCTTAAGATGTCGGTTAAGGAACTATTTAAGGGGGAGAGCGAACCGATGAACCTTGAATCATTTACTACCAAAAACGGTGTTGTAAACATCCTTTTCAATAAAGATGGCCTGGGCAATTTTGATATTGCACTGAAAGACCAGCCAGAAGAGCCGGGCAGCGGCGAGAGTAAGCCGTTTGCACTGAATGTACAGAATTATGCTGTAGAAAACCTCCGCTTTAAGTATTATGACGAGCGCAGCAAAATGAAAGTGGTTATTGACAGCCTTAATCATGAGGGCAAAGGTAATTTCGCTGCAAGCAAGCTTGATCTTGATACCCATACCACAGCAAAGCTGACCATGGATATGGACAAGACCAACTATATGCGCAACGTAGTGCTGAAGCTGGATGCTGTGCTTGGCCTTGACCTTGACAAAGGCATCTATACTTTCAAAGACAATAAGGCAATGATTAACCAGTTGCCTTTAGAATTCAACGGGAGCCTTGGGCTTCTGGAAGCAGGCCAGCAGTTTGACCTCACATTTAAAACCCCTACCTCATCATTCAAGAACTTTCTGGGCCTAATCCCTGAAGCCTACTCGGGCAGTATTGCCAATGTGAAGACAGAGGGTGATTTTACCATCAACGGCAAAGTGAACGGCATGATGACTGAAACTACTGTGCCGAAGTTTAATATCGCCATAGCTTCCAATAACGCGTCATTTAAATATCCGGATCTACCCAAGTCAATTAACAACATCGTCATTGATACTAAAATCATCAATGAAAGCGGTGTGATGAATGACACGTATGTGAATTTAGACAAGCTTTCATTCCGGATAGACCAGGATGTTTTTGATGCCAGCGCCAATATTAAAAATGTGGTAGAGAATCCGCTGGTTGATGCTAAACTTAAAGGCACCATCAACCTGAATAATTTTGCGAAAGCGTATCCGGTGAAGCTTGATGTGCCGCTATCAGGCATGCTAAAGGCCGATGTAGAAACGAAATTTGACATGCAGGCTGTTGAAAAAGAGCAGTATGAGAAAATCGACAACCGCGGCAGCATGAGCCTATCAGGGTTTACGTATTCTGGCGAAGGCATGGCGAAGCCGGTTGTTATCAATAACGCTTCGGTACGTTTTAACCCGAGCCGTGTAACGCTTGAGCAATTTAATGCCAAAACCGGCTCGAGCGACATTGCTTTAACGGGCACGCTTGATAATTTTTATGGCTTTATCTTTAAAGACCAGGTGCTGAAGGGCAACTTCAACATGAATGCCAACCAGCTTATCGTAGCGGACTTTATGGCGCCTGAAACAGCCAAAACCACAACTAAAACCGGTGACGGCGAAAAGAAAACCACAACAGTAAAAAAATCTGACGCTGTGAAAATACCGGCGTTTCTTGACTGTACTATCACTGCAAAAGCCAATACTGTGGTTTATGACAACCTGAACCTGAAGGATGTTTCGGGCAGGATGATCATCAGGGACGAAGCCGTGAAGCTGGAGAACCTGAAGACATCAATTTTTGGCGGGCTTATTTCAGCAAGCGGTAATGTTTCAACGAAAGGTAAAACTCCTACATTCAGTATGGACCTATCACTGAATAAAGTTGACATCAACCAGTCGTTCACGCAGCTCGACATGCTTAAGTCTATAGCCCCTATTGCTGATGTAATTAACGGCAAACTCACATCAACTATCAACGTTGCGGGTAACCTCGACGCAAAAGAAATGACACCTGACCTGAATTCGCTTACGGGTAATTTATTGGGGCAGCTGCTGTCTACAACCGTTAACGAGAAAAATTCTAAACTCTTAAATTCACTTGACTCACACCTGAAATTCATCGACCTGAGCAAACTCAATCTTAATGACCTGAAAGCTGCCCTGACTTTTAAAGATGGTAAAGTGAATATTGCACCATTCAATTTAAAATATCAGGATATAGCAATTAAAGTTGGCGGGCAGCACGGCTTCGACCAGTCTATGAATTATAATATCAACTTTGATGTGCCTGCTAAGTATCTCGGTTCAGATGTTAACAAACTCTTAAATAGTTTATCCCCGGGTGAGGCAAGTAAGATATCTGTTCCTGTAAATGCAATCCTGACCGGTACGTTCAAAAATCCGAAAATCAGTACTGATGTTTCACAAACTGTTACCAACCTTACCACCCAACTGGTAAAACAGCAAAAAGATAAATATGTAAAACAAGGCGCATCAGCCCTGGAGAACCTCATCAAAGGAAATAAAAGCGGCAGTAACAATCAGTCACAAACCACCGACACTACTAAAACCGCTATTCCGAAAACAAATCAGGAGGCTAAAAAACAAGCTGAAGAAGCCCTGAAGAATACTGTAAATAAGTCTGTACGGGATCTTTTTAAGAAAAAGGAGAAAAAAGAAGAATAAGATTATGTGCTGGCCAATACCCAGGCACATTATTCTGCGCCATTTGCGAAATGTTTCTTTATTTTGCACCTGATGAAATTTCAGAGCACCGCACACTTATCACTTGGCAGCAATAGGGGCAACAGGCAGCAGCAACTGGCTGATTGTGTAGATTATATACACAATCATGTGGCTACTGTGGTAAAAGTTTCAGGGATTTACAGTTCTCCTGCCTGGGGCTTTGAGAGCGATGAGTTTTACAATTGTGCCATTACCATTCATACATTTAAAACCGCACATAAGCTTCTTGAAGATTTGCTGTCAGCAGAGTCAAAGGCGGGGCGGGTGCGTAACGGCAGTGGAGGCTATACGGCAAGGACGATAGACATCGACATCATTTCGTTTAATAATGAAGTGATACGCGAAGAAGGCCTCACAGTGCCACACCCGCGAATGCAGGATCGTAATTTTGTACTGGTGCCGCTGGCCGAGATTGGGCCTGAATGGCAACACCCTGTGTTGAAAAAAGACGTAAGGACACTCTTAGCGCAAAGCAGGGATGAGGGCATTTGCAAGTTTGTTTCAAAACTTGATGTACAGCTTGATAAGTACCGGCTAAATAAATTCAATTATGTTGCCATTGAAGGGAATATTGGTGCCGGAAAAACAACACTGGCTGGTAAGTTAAGCGAAGATTTTAACGCAAAGCTGGTATTGGAGCGTTTTGCTGATAACCCCTTCCTGCCAAAGTTTTATGCCGACCAGCCACGGTATGCGTTCTCGCTGGAGATGTCTTTTCTGGCTGACCGTTACCAACAGCTTAGCGATGACCTGTCTCAGTTTGATCTTTTCAGGGACTTTGTAGTAGCCGATTACCACATTTTTAAATCGCTTATATTTTCTAAAGTCACACTTAGTGAAGATGAGTATCGCCTGTACCGCAAGCTGTTTGACATCATCTACAAGGAAATGCCTAAGCCGGATATATACGTATACTTATACCAGAATACCGAAACATTGCTGCAACACATAAAACAGCGTGGCCGTGAATACGAGCAGGACATACAGCCGGAATACCTTGAAAAGATAAATCGTGGTTATCTGGATTATATCAAGTCACAGCCCGGCCTGGATGTTTTGGTATTAGATGTATCTGAACGGGATTTTGTTGAAAACCAGGAAGACTACGTCTGGATACTTGACGAGATACATCGCTTTAATAATTACTAGATATTCTCGTTAACGAATGAGTGAGAAATGCCCCTTTATTTCAGGTAAACTATCGTCAAGCTTTATAACATACCAGTAATCTGAGGCGGGGAGATTCCTGTTTTCAAAAGTGCCATCCCAGTATGGCCTGCTTCTGGTAAGCTGTATTAGCAATTTGCCGTAACGGTCAAATATACTAACCTTAACCTTCGGGTACAGTGTCATACCTTGTATTGTAAAAAGGTCATTCACATTATCATTGTTTGGCGTAAAGAATCCCGGCACTACAAACACTATGAAATTGCCTGTTACAGTACCGCAATCATGACGTTCTTTTACAGTTACTGTTCCCTGCCCTGCCGGTACGTCAGTAAAAATATTTGACGTTTGAAAGTTCACCCCGTCAAGCGAGAAGCGGTAATCCTCAACATTAGTATTGGCAATGTTTATTGCTACGGTAGTGCCATCCACATTAATCGAAGAGATTACGGGCGCCAGCCTTTCAATTACTGTAAATGTTTTAGTGGCTGAACAGTTTTGCGCGTTAGTTAGTACTACGCTATAAGTTCCTCCTGTTGAAACAGTAATTGTTTGCGTAGCCTGGTTGTTTAGTGACCATACGTAAGTAAGTCCCGCAACGCCCGCATCAAGCGTAACACTATCTCCCTGACAAATATAAATCGTTTCCGGGTCTG
This genomic interval carries:
- a CDS encoding DegT/DnrJ/EryC1/StrS aminotransferase family protein; this encodes MNKIQMVDLKGQYESIKETVNNSIQEVLDTTTYINGPQVHSFQKNLEDYLDCKHVIPCANGTDALQIAMMGLGLQPGDEVITADFTFAATVEVIALLQLTPVLVDVEPDTFNISIEAIKKAITPKTKAIVPVHLFGQAADMEEIMALAKEHNLYVIEDNAQAIGANYKYADGSKKKAGVIGHVASTSFFPSKNLGCYGDGGAIFTNDDALAHTLRGIVNHGMYVRYHHDVVGVNSRLDSIQAAVLNAKLPHLDNYNKARQEAAAKYTNALSNHPNIVTPFVKGDTDSHVFHQYTLRIVNANRDGLMQHLLEKGIPCAIYYPIPLHSQKAYADSRYNESDFPVTNQLVKEVISLPMHTELDDEQIAFITGSILEFLK
- the galE gene encoding UDP-glucose 4-epimerase GalE, whose protein sequence is MKILITGGLGFIGSHTAVELQKEGFDVVIIDDLSNSSEKVLEGITAITGKKPIFEKMDLRDKKSVEDFFGKHNDITGVIHFAASKAVGESVENPLLYYENNISALVYLLQQLQKKEKAQFIFSSSCTVYGQAEKMPITEDAPVQQAMSPYGNTKQIGEEIISDVAKVSGINAILLRYFNPVGAHESVEIGELPLGVPQNLIPFITQTAIGLREQLSVFGDDYPTPDGTAIRDYIHVVDLAKAHVTALKRLIDSKNTDKVEVFNLGTGKGNSVLEVVKAFEKVSGKPLNYKIVGRREGDITEAYADTTKANDVLGWKAELTLEDALASAWKWEQKIRS
- the fabD gene encoding ACP S-malonyltransferase, whose translation is MKAYVFPGQGAQFTGMGKDLYDSSATAKELFEKANDILGFRITDIMFDGTADQLKETKVTQPAVFLHSVILALTMGDSFKPDMVAGHSLGEFSALVAAGALSFEDGLKLVSQRALAMQKACEITPSTMAAVLGLEDKVVEDVCEGVEGIVVAANYNCPGQLVISGETTAVELACEALKAAGAKRALILPVGGAFHSPMMEPAREELAAAIEQTTFKNPVCPVYQNVLATAVSDADEIKKNLIIQLTAPVKWTQSVQNMVADGATEFIEVGPGNVLQGLVKKIVKEAQTSAAAI
- a CDS encoding GH3 auxin-responsive promoter family protein — translated: MALAIINSIASWILKKRIHQIELFLKYPHEVQEELLLSLLRTAENTVQGRKYDYPSIRSYVSFAERVPVSTYEDLEPMIEQTRKGEQNVFWPTQIKWFAKSSGTTNAKSKFIPVSYEALEDCHYKAGKDLLCLYLNNNEDSQLFTGKSLRLGGSKQLYEDNNTFFGDLSAILIDNMPIWAEFSSTPSNKVSLMSEWEAKIPAIIKETMTENVTSFAGVPSWMLVLLNKILEETGKCDLTEIWPNVEVYFHGGVSFEPYRQQYKKILPKADFKYYEIYNASEGFFAIQDINGSDELLLMLDYGIFYEFIPMDTFGTPDQKVIRLADVELNKNYAIVITTNAGLWRYMIGDTVRFTSINPYRIKITGRTKHHINVFGEELMVENTDKALAKACAIHNCEIKDYTVAPVFMEGREKGAHEWIVEFVTPPASAEAFRQSLDEALQEVNSDYEAKRYNNMTLNPLVLNVARPGLFYDWLKAEDKLGGQHKIPRLSNERNYLEQLKKMQANSLSADLA
- a CDS encoding DUF2797 domain-containing protein — its product is MQYEGVLTKMQTELGTPIQYYIVFESSFINVNQLLGKEMEIAFMGYQCLHCSKKKKIYRQGYCYDCFYVIPAAGDWIMRPELSKAHLDIADRDLEYEKKAQLQPHIVYLASASDMKVGVTRKTQVPTRWIDQGASQAIPLVEVPNRYLAGVTEVALKNHFSDKINWKKMLLNEVSPIDLFERRKFVQPLIPEEVAAFYEQTEEKLYNLNYPVLEYPKKITSLNIVTTPVYNGKLTGIKGQYLIFEDGTVFNVRSFEGFGVRISV
- the sppA gene encoding signal peptide peptidase SppA, translating into MQFLKNVLSTIVGLFLFCFLFFIFIVLIGVAVGSSGSEDVVAVKDNSVIELNIAEVTNDYGGKFSYPEFSFLDDEPKDGLIDILDAIDAAKTDSKIKGISITNSTAALGMAQMKALRDKLEEFKKSGKFVVAYSDSYSQADYYLNSVADTLYLNPIGEVDFKGLSSEVMFFKDFQEKSGIKMEVIRHGKYKSAVEPFLSNEMSPENREQLTTLLNSIWTSVSTDISKSRNIPLDQVNNIATNLSARTADMAKSVKLVDKLGYEDEYRNGIRKALKVKKDEDYNTIEILDYVKSGSVAAAKSSLGDRIAVIYAQGEITGGEGDINVIGEGAMRESLKKAREDKNVKAIVLRVDSPGGSAMTSELIWREIELTKKKKPVVVSMGNLAASGGYYISCNADRIFAEASTITGSIGVFGVLPNLTQLSNKVGIHTEEVSTHANASGYSVFSPLKDNTRAYVQESVENIYKTFVSRVMAGRKMTFEQVDAIGQGRVWAGSDALKIGLVDEIGGLDAAIKHAAKLGKTTKYSTKAYPQFERDLSKYFSNLSGLPFAKTKEEFIKEEVGAENYRVIERIRRTTQRRGAQLILPYEINIK